One genomic segment of Sphingobacteriaceae bacterium includes these proteins:
- a CDS encoding diacylglycerol kinase family protein, whose protein sequence is MSRDDQPEKNPGRRIFVILNPEAGRGRARKLWPRISQTLRAAMNPADLQVVETQAPGEAVDLARWAVEKGYDIVAACGGDGTLHETVNGLARAGAAAGPGALMLLPAGTGNDFARSLGLPLDPIRVAQAMARSRTVNVDLGRAGNSYFVNVAGVGFDAEVAAEVNRGGKIVGGTLPYLWAVMKKLVTYRNAPLEIHLNQQVLRRRALLVAVGIASYYGGGLRILPGADLLDGRLDIIVGGDLGKLATLGLLPRLFSGSHVHHPLVELDRAAQVRIEGPDHLHVHADGEVIGRLPVEFACIPEGLRLILPETASLSLSRQQDALRRPPGA, encoded by the coding sequence TTGTCCAGAGATGACCAGCCGGAAAAAAACCCCGGCCGCCGCATCTTCGTCATTCTGAATCCCGAGGCGGGGCGGGGCCGGGCCCGCAAGCTTTGGCCCCGCATCAGCCAAACATTGCGGGCGGCCATGAACCCCGCTGATCTTCAGGTGGTGGAGACCCAGGCCCCCGGCGAGGCGGTAGATCTGGCCCGGTGGGCCGTAGAGAAGGGCTACGACATCGTGGCCGCCTGCGGCGGCGACGGCACCCTCCACGAAACGGTCAACGGGCTGGCCAGGGCCGGCGCCGCCGCCGGGCCCGGCGCCCTCATGCTGCTGCCGGCAGGCACCGGCAACGACTTCGCCCGCTCTTTGGGCCTGCCCCTGGATCCAATCCGCGTAGCCCAGGCCATGGCCCGCAGCCGCACAGTGAATGTGGATTTGGGGCGGGCCGGCAACAGCTATTTCGTCAACGTGGCCGGCGTCGGCTTCGATGCCGAGGTGGCGGCGGAGGTCAACCGGGGCGGCAAGATCGTAGGGGGCACCTTGCCTTATCTCTGGGCAGTGATGAAAAAACTGGTCACCTACCGCAACGCTCCCCTGGAGATCCACCTCAACCAGCAAGTTCTCCGCCGGCGCGCCCTGCTGGTGGCCGTGGGCATCGCCTCATATTACGGCGGCGGCCTGCGGATTTTGCCGGGGGCCGACCTCCTGGACGGCCGCCTGGACATCATCGTTGGCGGTGATTTGGGCAAATTGGCCACCTTGGGCCTCCTGCCCCGCCTCTTTTCCGGCAGCCATGTCCATCATCCCTTGGTGGAGCTGGACCGGGCCGCCCAGGTGAGAATAGAAGGCCCCGATCACCTGCACGTTCATGCCGACGGCGAGGTCATCGGCCGCCTGCCCGTGGAATTCGCCTGCATCCCCGAGGGGCTCCGCCTCATCCTGCCCGAAACAGCTTCCTTATCTTTAAGCCGGCAGCAGGATGCCCTCCGCCGGCCGCCCGGCGCGTGA